In one window of Temnothorax longispinosus isolate EJ_2023e chromosome 9, Tlon_JGU_v1, whole genome shotgun sequence DNA:
- the Pns gene encoding DENN domain-containing protein 5B isoform X1, which translates to MNGSLGITRGPEQHPHRFADYFVICGLDKDSGLEPDKYFGDSLQCTPLDRAYKSKVLGHYPDSVPWNPFDEHAVCMLCLPSGLRFRTQKHSVEPTFHSFVLTKEDGHRTYGFSLVFYEECRNRKICAAMQTLQAMHITELSSGQNGTPPTARKGQDGHNTRSLPRHFKLSAHSPGAALGYYDSTKDKLLVTKSISLLCQQPYLHAAKSFLTNLYKCVPRHPGPGLSLESYVYNLLYNVPVPLPGKSLKFFVPNDEPAKSPLELVIHQPSPSLELPMLDYPLKDVFTWLGADCLIQLFTCVLLENQVLLRSADFHKLMVVSECITALLFPFSWQHVYVPILPASLHHFLDAPVPFIMGLHAHSEGGVLKIASEANLCYVDIDKQSSQFPEELPIFPHKMQFITEIRALLNKYKIPHSGKTDNMVINYYNGDIMTSSLTLPGSGFHLPRRKHSLHDVLDWDRPEPGSQSDNLQRIVDIVKRTVNMDDIEPIEDDTEKILTPQEEYQETLIFNNAIREIFLNRFVQMFSSYEHFVIQPSQDKDEWITNRDSMHVFDKATFLSDQPTQHLPFLSRFLETQMFASLVDSKVMSTWSELDCNIKVFDQRISALKKKVGESIIRSMRYEPCTNIADTQKILEQRLISIDFETNPPTEILPHRAAYFRSFPLLDNVALNKEPAQSSRRGQTQWKYKMKSMDTNGKPVTPQESQSPRPQTKLSADMSPALIAQANWTFVEKLLKDCKSKTKRMLVEKMGSEAVALGHGGESLSDVEENTLVASLCDLLERVWSHGLQNKQGKSALWSHLTMYQESEECNDATKSIDPNFLSPAKKSSNKFFEIPDRLVSFLRGKSIIEIASYVKDNFNDLSNLQLETDVSPTRGTERHKSPGERKTVGPEHLRPLPDSLIFDIRNVQAMTDIKTHIGYARAWVRLALEKKLLSRHLKTLLSDTALLRSQYKRSAFLRCEEEKEQFLYHLLTLNAVDYFCFTNNYPTTKLPYRVVIFPSRKASAATTSANSWIAISGTLCETNPVPIPKGALEFVFHHKNLGVLSTLRIGHDNTGLSPKWMVEHVVVRNEVTGHTFKFPCGRWLGRGIDDGSTERLLVGALVPRSIDSEELVESCSTPPRCRSPSIPRRPILSQVELQHMLGEAVNAIVKYHYRRECQDGSLTALLCGEGGLVPSLEQIFLFGFKNQRIFGRNFYVWDYLLRVKENFEISLLEEMDEYSQRLNRDRRVYTESSQRFTILRCYCHLIDQINIFSQTLGKDGKFQLFICLAAREQLLHPMLRPMSDARSTTDMYEENSFLRNPTLLTFLIHILEPLSEFHIVLEKSLTHGISSIC; encoded by the exons ATGAACGGGAGTCTGGGGATAACGCGCGGCCCGGAGCAACATCCACATCGGTTCGCGGATTACTTCGTCATATGCGGCCTCGACAAGGACTCGGGTCTTGAACCGGACAAGTACTTCG GTGACTCATTGCAGTGCACACCCCTGGATCGAGCATACAAAAGCAAAGTATTAGGACATTATCCAGACTCGGTACCATGGAATCCGTTCGACGAACACGCTGTCTGCATG CTTTGTCTGCCAAGCGGTTTGCGATTCCGTACGCAAAAGCACTCGGTGGAGCCGACCTTCCACTCCTTCGTCCTCACGAAAGAAGACGGTCACAGGACGTACGGGTTCAGCCTTGTTTTCTACGAGGAGTGCCGCAATCGCAAAATATGCGCCGCTATGCAAACGCTACAGGCGATGCACATCACGGAGCTCAGCAGCGGCCAAAACGGCACGCCTCCTAC TGCGAGGAAGGGTCAGGATGGACATAATACGAGATCGCTGCCACGTCATTTTAAATTGTCAGCCCATTCGCCCGGTGCTGCATTAGGATATTATGACTCTACCAAAGACAAGTTGCTAGTGACGAAATCAATATCCTTGCTATGCCAACAACCTTACCTCCACGCGGCAAAGTCGTTCCTCACTAATCTCTATAA gtgTGTTCCTAGACATCCCGGACCTGGTCTTAGCTTAGAATCTTACGTGTATAACCTTCTGTATAACGTACCAGTACCGTTACCCGGCAAATCGTTGAAGTTTTTCGTACCTAATGATGAACCGGCGAAATCGCCGTTGGAATTGGTTATCCATCAACCATCTCCATCGCTGGAACTACCGATGTTGGACTATCCTCTCAAGGACGTGTTTACGTGGTTGGGTGCAGACTGCCTAATCCAATTGTTCACTTGCGTGCTGTTGGAGAACCAAGTTCTCTTGAGAAGCGCTGATTTTCACAAGCTGATGGTGGTGTCTGAATGCATAACGGCGCTCTTGTTTCCTTTCTCATGGCAACACGTTTATGTACCGATATTGCCGGCGAGTCTGCATCATTTCCTAGATGCACCTGTGCCCTTTATAATGGGTCTGCATGCGCACAGTGAGGGTGGCGTACTAAAAATCGCTAGCGAG GCAAACCTTTGTTATGTAGATATAGATAAGCAAAGTAGCCAATTTCCGGAAGAGTTACCTATATTTCCtcataaaatgcaatttattaCTGAAATCAGAGCGCTTCTAAACAAGTACAAAATACCACATTCAGGAAA GACTGATAACATggtcattaattattacaatggCGACATCATGACCAGCAGCCTGACGCTTCCCGGTTCTGGTTTTCATCTTCCTCGCAGAAAACATTCTTTGCACGATGTGCTAGATTGGGATCGGCCGGAACCAGGGTCACAGTCAGATAATCTGCAAAGAATAGTGGATATTGTTAAGAGAACAG TAAACATGGATGATATTGAACCTATAGAAGATGACACGGAAAAAATACTCACTCCGCAGGAGGAATATCAAGAGACTCTTATCTTCAATAATGCTATTAGGGAGATCTTTTTGAACCGTTTTGTACAAATGTTTTCTAGTTacgaacattttgttattcaaCCAAGTCAG GACAAGGATGAATGGATAACCAATAGGGATAGTATGCACGTTTTTGACAAGGCTACGTTTTTATCTGACCAGCCGACTCAACATCTGCCGTTTTTGTCGAGATTTCTGGAAACACAGATGTTCGCTTCTCTCGTTGACAGCAAAGTGATGTCGACGTGGAGCGAACTCGActgtaatattaaagttttcgaCCAAAGAATCTCCGCTCTAAA GAAGAAAGTCGGAGAAAGCATCATACGATCAATGCGATACGAGCCTTGCACGAACATCGCAGATACGCAAAAAATACTCGAACAGAGATTAATTAGCATAGATTTTGAAACAAATCCGCCTACGGAGATTCTTCCTCATAGAGCCGCATATTTTAGGAGTTTTCCGTTGTTGGATAATGTCGCGTTGAATAAAGAGCCCGCTCAAAG TAGTAGAAGAGGACAGACACAATGGAAATATAAGATGAAATCCATGGATACAAATGGAAAGCCTGTAACACCCCAAGAATCTCAATCACCTCGACCTCAAACTAAACTCTCAGCGGACATGAGCCCTGCTTTAATAGCGCAAGCTAATTGGACATTTGTAGAAAAATTGCTCAAG GATTGTAAATCAAAAACAAAGAGAATGTTAGTGGAGAAGATGGGATCGGAAGCCGTCGCACTTGGTCACGGGGGTGAGTCTCTGTCTGACGTCGAAGAGAACACTTTAGTCGCTAGTCTCTGTGATCTGTTGGAACGAGTGTGGAGCCACGGACTGCAAAACAAGCAGGGCAAGAGCGCTCTTTGGTCGCACTTGACCATGTACCAGGAATCAGAAGAATGTAATGACGCGACTAAATCTATAGATCCCAACTTTCTTTCCCCTG CTAAGAAATCCTCGAATAAGTTTTTCGAGATACCGGATCGTTTGGTTTCATTTTTGAGAGGCAAAAGTATTATTGAAATTGCTTCTTACGTCAAGGACAATTTTAACG ATTTGTCGAATTTGCAATTGGAGACGGACGTTTCACCTACAAGAGGTACAGAGAGGCACAAGTCTCCCGGTGAGAGGAAAACTGTCGGTCCTGAACACTTGAGACCTCTCCCGGATTCTCTAATCTTCGACATCCGTAATGTTCAAGCGATGACCGATATCAAAACACACATTGGGTACGCAAGAGCGTGGGTGCGGTTAGCGCTTGAGAAGAAATTGCTGTCGCGCCATTTAAAGACGCTACTGTCGGATACTGCTCTATTGAG GAGTCAGTACAAACGATCAGCGTTTTTACGTtgtgaagaagagaaagagcaaTTTTTGTACCATCTTCTGACACTGAACGCTGTTGACTACTTCTGCTTCACAAATAACTATCCCACGACAAAGTTACCGTATCGAGTTGTGATATTCCCCAGTCGAAAGGCAAGCGCCGCTACAACTTCGGCTAATAGTTGGATCGCTATTTCTGGCACACTCTGCGAAACTAATCCCGTACCCATACCAAAAGGAGCACTCGAATTTGTATTTCat catAAAAATTTAGGCGTGTTGTCTACGTTACGGATTGGACATGACAATACTGGATTATCACCAAAATGGATGGTGGAACACGTTGTAGTGAGAAACGAAGTGACTGGACACACGTTTAAATTTCCCTGTGGTCGTTGGCTCGGTAGAGGAATAGATGACGGGTCTACGGAGCGTTTATTAGTGGGTGCTTTAGTACCTCGAAGCATTGACAGCGAGGAGTTGGTAGAGTCATGTTCCACACCTCCAAGATGTAGATCTCCGAGCATACCTAGGCGTCCTATATTATCGCAAGTTGAACTGCAACACATGCTcg gTGAAGCTGTAAACGCTATAGTCAAATATCACTACAGAAGAGAATGTCAAGATGGTTCTTTGACGGCTCTGCTATGTGGAGAAGGCGGTCTCGTGCCGTCTTtggaacaaatatttttatttggttttAAGAATCAGAGAATATTTGGGAGGAACTTTTACGTGTGGGACTACCTCT TACgcgtaaaagaaaatttcgaGATTTCTCTGCTAGAGGAAATGGACGAGTATTCTCAAAGACTCAACCGAGATAGAAGGGTATACACGGAAAGCAGCCAAAGATTCACGATTTTGAGATGTTATTGTCATCTCATcgatcaaattaatatttttagtcaAACTTTAGGGAAAGATGGAAAATTTCAGCTATTTATTTGTTTGGCGGCAAG agAACAGCTTCTTCATCCAATGTTGCGGCCGATGAGTGACGCGCGTTCAACGACGGATATGTACGAGGAGAATTCGTTTTTGAGAAATCCTACTTTATTGACCTTCCTCATTCATATTCTTGAGCCGTTGAGCGAATTCCATATTGTCCTTGAGAAGAGCTTGACTCATGGAATTTCAAGTATATGTTAG
- the Pns gene encoding DENN domain-containing protein 5B isoform X2: MNGSLGITRGPEQHPHRFADYFVICGLDKDSGLEPDKYFGDSLQCTPLDRAYKSKVLGHYPDSVPWNPFDEHAVCMLCLPSGLRFRTQKHSVEPTFHSFVLTKEDGHRTYGFSLVFYEECRNRKICAAMQTLQAMHITELSSGQNGTPPTARKGQDGHNTRSLPRHFKLSAHSPGAALGYYDSTKDKLLVTKSISLLCQQPYLHAAKSFLTNLYKCVPRHPGPGLSLESYVYNLLYNVPVPLPGKSLKFFVPNDEPAKSPLELVIHQPSPSLELPMLDYPLKDVFTWLGADCLIQLFTCVLLENQVLLRSADFHKLMVVSECITALLFPFSWQHVYVPILPASLHHFLDAPVPFIMGLHAHSEGGVLKIASEANLCYVDIDKQSSQFPEELPIFPHKMQFITEIRALLNKYKIPHSGKTDNMVINYYNGDIMTSSLTLPGSGFHLPRRKHSLHDVLDWDRPEPGSQSDNLQRIVDIVKRTVNMDDIEPIEDDTEKILTPQEEYQETLIFNNAIREIFLNRFVQMFSSYEHFVIQPSQDKDEWITNRDSMHVFDKATFLSDQPTQHLPFLSRFLETQMFASLVDSKVMSTWSELDCNIKVFDQRISALKKKVGESIIRSMRYEPCTNIADTQKILEQRLISIDFETNPPTEILPHRAAYFRSFPLLDNVALNKEPAQSSRRGQTQWKYKMKSMDTNGKPVTPQESQSPRPQTKLSADMSPALIAQANWTFVEKLLKDCKSKTKRMLVEKMGSEAVALGHGGESLSDVEENTLVASLCDLLERVWSHGLQNKQGKSALWSHLTMYQESEECNDATKSIDPNFLSPALAWSVLRKRLDYLSNLQLETDVSPTRGTERHKSPGERKTVGPEHLRPLPDSLIFDIRNVQAMTDIKTHIGYARAWVRLALEKKLLSRHLKTLLSDTALLRSQYKRSAFLRCEEEKEQFLYHLLTLNAVDYFCFTNNYPTTKLPYRVVIFPSRKASAATTSANSWIAISGTLCETNPVPIPKGALEFVFHHKNLGVLSTLRIGHDNTGLSPKWMVEHVVVRNEVTGHTFKFPCGRWLGRGIDDGSTERLLVGALVPRSIDSEELVESCSTPPRCRSPSIPRRPILSQVELQHMLGEAVNAIVKYHYRRECQDGSLTALLCGEGGLVPSLEQIFLFGFKNQRIFGRNFYVWDYLLRVKENFEISLLEEMDEYSQRLNRDRRVYTESSQRFTILRCYCHLIDQINIFSQTLGKDGKFQLFICLAAREQLLHPMLRPMSDARSTTDMYEENSFLRNPTLLTFLIHILEPLSEFHIVLEKSLTHGISSIC, from the exons ATGAACGGGAGTCTGGGGATAACGCGCGGCCCGGAGCAACATCCACATCGGTTCGCGGATTACTTCGTCATATGCGGCCTCGACAAGGACTCGGGTCTTGAACCGGACAAGTACTTCG GTGACTCATTGCAGTGCACACCCCTGGATCGAGCATACAAAAGCAAAGTATTAGGACATTATCCAGACTCGGTACCATGGAATCCGTTCGACGAACACGCTGTCTGCATG CTTTGTCTGCCAAGCGGTTTGCGATTCCGTACGCAAAAGCACTCGGTGGAGCCGACCTTCCACTCCTTCGTCCTCACGAAAGAAGACGGTCACAGGACGTACGGGTTCAGCCTTGTTTTCTACGAGGAGTGCCGCAATCGCAAAATATGCGCCGCTATGCAAACGCTACAGGCGATGCACATCACGGAGCTCAGCAGCGGCCAAAACGGCACGCCTCCTAC TGCGAGGAAGGGTCAGGATGGACATAATACGAGATCGCTGCCACGTCATTTTAAATTGTCAGCCCATTCGCCCGGTGCTGCATTAGGATATTATGACTCTACCAAAGACAAGTTGCTAGTGACGAAATCAATATCCTTGCTATGCCAACAACCTTACCTCCACGCGGCAAAGTCGTTCCTCACTAATCTCTATAA gtgTGTTCCTAGACATCCCGGACCTGGTCTTAGCTTAGAATCTTACGTGTATAACCTTCTGTATAACGTACCAGTACCGTTACCCGGCAAATCGTTGAAGTTTTTCGTACCTAATGATGAACCGGCGAAATCGCCGTTGGAATTGGTTATCCATCAACCATCTCCATCGCTGGAACTACCGATGTTGGACTATCCTCTCAAGGACGTGTTTACGTGGTTGGGTGCAGACTGCCTAATCCAATTGTTCACTTGCGTGCTGTTGGAGAACCAAGTTCTCTTGAGAAGCGCTGATTTTCACAAGCTGATGGTGGTGTCTGAATGCATAACGGCGCTCTTGTTTCCTTTCTCATGGCAACACGTTTATGTACCGATATTGCCGGCGAGTCTGCATCATTTCCTAGATGCACCTGTGCCCTTTATAATGGGTCTGCATGCGCACAGTGAGGGTGGCGTACTAAAAATCGCTAGCGAG GCAAACCTTTGTTATGTAGATATAGATAAGCAAAGTAGCCAATTTCCGGAAGAGTTACCTATATTTCCtcataaaatgcaatttattaCTGAAATCAGAGCGCTTCTAAACAAGTACAAAATACCACATTCAGGAAA GACTGATAACATggtcattaattattacaatggCGACATCATGACCAGCAGCCTGACGCTTCCCGGTTCTGGTTTTCATCTTCCTCGCAGAAAACATTCTTTGCACGATGTGCTAGATTGGGATCGGCCGGAACCAGGGTCACAGTCAGATAATCTGCAAAGAATAGTGGATATTGTTAAGAGAACAG TAAACATGGATGATATTGAACCTATAGAAGATGACACGGAAAAAATACTCACTCCGCAGGAGGAATATCAAGAGACTCTTATCTTCAATAATGCTATTAGGGAGATCTTTTTGAACCGTTTTGTACAAATGTTTTCTAGTTacgaacattttgttattcaaCCAAGTCAG GACAAGGATGAATGGATAACCAATAGGGATAGTATGCACGTTTTTGACAAGGCTACGTTTTTATCTGACCAGCCGACTCAACATCTGCCGTTTTTGTCGAGATTTCTGGAAACACAGATGTTCGCTTCTCTCGTTGACAGCAAAGTGATGTCGACGTGGAGCGAACTCGActgtaatattaaagttttcgaCCAAAGAATCTCCGCTCTAAA GAAGAAAGTCGGAGAAAGCATCATACGATCAATGCGATACGAGCCTTGCACGAACATCGCAGATACGCAAAAAATACTCGAACAGAGATTAATTAGCATAGATTTTGAAACAAATCCGCCTACGGAGATTCTTCCTCATAGAGCCGCATATTTTAGGAGTTTTCCGTTGTTGGATAATGTCGCGTTGAATAAAGAGCCCGCTCAAAG TAGTAGAAGAGGACAGACACAATGGAAATATAAGATGAAATCCATGGATACAAATGGAAAGCCTGTAACACCCCAAGAATCTCAATCACCTCGACCTCAAACTAAACTCTCAGCGGACATGAGCCCTGCTTTAATAGCGCAAGCTAATTGGACATTTGTAGAAAAATTGCTCAAG GATTGTAAATCAAAAACAAAGAGAATGTTAGTGGAGAAGATGGGATCGGAAGCCGTCGCACTTGGTCACGGGGGTGAGTCTCTGTCTGACGTCGAAGAGAACACTTTAGTCGCTAGTCTCTGTGATCTGTTGGAACGAGTGTGGAGCCACGGACTGCAAAACAAGCAGGGCAAGAGCGCTCTTTGGTCGCACTTGACCATGTACCAGGAATCAGAAGAATGTAATGACGCGACTAAATCTATAGATCCCAACTTTCTTTCCCCTG CACTAGCGTGGTCCGTGCTGCGGAAGCGACTCGATT ATTTGTCGAATTTGCAATTGGAGACGGACGTTTCACCTACAAGAGGTACAGAGAGGCACAAGTCTCCCGGTGAGAGGAAAACTGTCGGTCCTGAACACTTGAGACCTCTCCCGGATTCTCTAATCTTCGACATCCGTAATGTTCAAGCGATGACCGATATCAAAACACACATTGGGTACGCAAGAGCGTGGGTGCGGTTAGCGCTTGAGAAGAAATTGCTGTCGCGCCATTTAAAGACGCTACTGTCGGATACTGCTCTATTGAG GAGTCAGTACAAACGATCAGCGTTTTTACGTtgtgaagaagagaaagagcaaTTTTTGTACCATCTTCTGACACTGAACGCTGTTGACTACTTCTGCTTCACAAATAACTATCCCACGACAAAGTTACCGTATCGAGTTGTGATATTCCCCAGTCGAAAGGCAAGCGCCGCTACAACTTCGGCTAATAGTTGGATCGCTATTTCTGGCACACTCTGCGAAACTAATCCCGTACCCATACCAAAAGGAGCACTCGAATTTGTATTTCat catAAAAATTTAGGCGTGTTGTCTACGTTACGGATTGGACATGACAATACTGGATTATCACCAAAATGGATGGTGGAACACGTTGTAGTGAGAAACGAAGTGACTGGACACACGTTTAAATTTCCCTGTGGTCGTTGGCTCGGTAGAGGAATAGATGACGGGTCTACGGAGCGTTTATTAGTGGGTGCTTTAGTACCTCGAAGCATTGACAGCGAGGAGTTGGTAGAGTCATGTTCCACACCTCCAAGATGTAGATCTCCGAGCATACCTAGGCGTCCTATATTATCGCAAGTTGAACTGCAACACATGCTcg gTGAAGCTGTAAACGCTATAGTCAAATATCACTACAGAAGAGAATGTCAAGATGGTTCTTTGACGGCTCTGCTATGTGGAGAAGGCGGTCTCGTGCCGTCTTtggaacaaatatttttatttggttttAAGAATCAGAGAATATTTGGGAGGAACTTTTACGTGTGGGACTACCTCT TACgcgtaaaagaaaatttcgaGATTTCTCTGCTAGAGGAAATGGACGAGTATTCTCAAAGACTCAACCGAGATAGAAGGGTATACACGGAAAGCAGCCAAAGATTCACGATTTTGAGATGTTATTGTCATCTCATcgatcaaattaatatttttagtcaAACTTTAGGGAAAGATGGAAAATTTCAGCTATTTATTTGTTTGGCGGCAAG agAACAGCTTCTTCATCCAATGTTGCGGCCGATGAGTGACGCGCGTTCAACGACGGATATGTACGAGGAGAATTCGTTTTTGAGAAATCCTACTTTATTGACCTTCCTCATTCATATTCTTGAGCCGTTGAGCGAATTCCATATTGTCCTTGAGAAGAGCTTGACTCATGGAATTTCAAGTATATGTTAG